A stretch of Lactuca sativa cultivar Salinas chromosome 6, Lsat_Salinas_v11, whole genome shotgun sequence DNA encodes these proteins:
- the LOC128126691 gene encoding 60S ribosomal protein L13-1-like: protein MVKHNNVIPNGHFKKHWQNYVKTWFNQPARKTRRRNARQAKAVKDFPRPAGKLRPQVHGQTLKYNMKLREGRGFSLEELKAAGIPKKLAPTIGIAVDHRRRNRSLEGLQANVQRLKTFKAKLVIFPRRARKIKAGDSTPEELASATQVQGSVLPIVREKAAAEFVKVTEEMKSFSAYSKLRVERTNKRHLGARLKRAAEAEKEEKK, encoded by the exons ATGGTTAAGCATAACAATGTCATTCCAAATGGTCACTTCAAGAAGCATTGGCAGAACTATGTCAAGACATGGTTCAACCAACCTGCACGCAAAACAAGGAGAAGAAATG CTAGACAAGCAAAGGCTGTGAAAGATTTCCCAAGGCCAGCTGGAAAGCTTCGTCCCCAGGTTCATGGACAAACCCTGAAATACAACATGAAACTTAGGGAGGGAAGAGGATTTTCTCTGGAAGAGCTTAAG GCTGCTGGTATTCCTAAGAAGCTTGCTCCAACCATTGGCATTGCTGTGGACCATCGGCGCAGGAACCGTTCATTGGAGGGTCTTCAAGCTAATGTCCAGAGGCTCAAGACATTCAAGGCTAAATTGGTCATTTTCCCAAGACGTGCAAGGAAGATTAAG GCTGGTGACTCTACCCCAGAGGAGCTTGCAAGTGCTACACAGGTTCAAGGGTCAGTGCTGCCAATTGTTAGGGAGAAGGCAGCTGCTGAGTTTGTGAAGGTGACTGAGGAGATGAAGTCATTCAGTGCTTATTCCAAGCTGCGTGTTGAGAGGACAAACAAACGACATTTGGGTGCAAGGCTCAAGAGGGCAGCTGAAGCTGAGAAGGAAGAGAAGAAGTAG